One genomic segment of Bradyrhizobium diazoefficiens includes these proteins:
- a CDS encoding RNA polymerase sigma factor, translated as MSYAADVMAPAAAEIATTAPAEIAVPMMPSAPLAPDSAPGAAEIVFDEDSELLDRLAANDEAAFRILVERHIDRAYAIALRIVGNAADAEDVVQDTMLKIWSHRGRWQHGRAKFSTWLYRVISNRCIDLRRKPRNENVETVPELADGQPGAVEIIERNELNDMLELAMQRLPEQQRIAVIFSYHENMSNGEIAQVMDTTVAAVESLLKRGRQQLRQLLRKHERDIRTAFTDC; from the coding sequence ATGAGTTACGCTGCTGATGTCATGGCTCCCGCCGCGGCCGAGATTGCGACGACAGCGCCGGCCGAAATCGCCGTGCCGATGATGCCGTCGGCGCCGCTCGCGCCGGACAGCGCGCCTGGTGCCGCCGAAATCGTCTTCGATGAAGACAGCGAACTCCTCGACAGGCTCGCTGCCAACGACGAGGCGGCGTTCCGAATTCTGGTCGAGCGTCATATCGACCGCGCCTATGCGATCGCGCTGCGCATCGTCGGCAATGCGGCGGACGCCGAAGACGTGGTGCAGGACACCATGCTCAAGATCTGGAGCCATCGCGGCCGCTGGCAGCACGGCCGCGCCAAGTTCTCGACCTGGCTCTACCGCGTCATCTCCAACCGCTGCATCGACCTGCGCCGCAAGCCGCGCAACGAGAATGTCGAGACCGTACCCGAGCTCGCCGACGGCCAGCCCGGCGCCGTCGAGATCATCGAGCGCAACGAGCTGAATGACATGCTGGAGCTCGCCATGCAGCGCCTGCCCGAGCAGCAGCGCATCGCGGTGATCTTCTCGTACCACGAGAACATGAGCAACGGCGAGATCGCCCAGGTGATGGACACCACGGTGGCGGCGGTCGAGTCGCTGCTCAAGCGCGGCCGCCAGCAGCTGCGCCAGCTGCTGCGCAAGCACGAGCGCGACATCCGCACCGCGTTTACCGACTGCTAA